Sequence from the Methanobrevibacter arboriphilus genome:
TCTTTCCTCCATTTCTTCTCTTTTAGCTTTTGCCATAGTTATTAAACCTAATGAAAGTATGAATAGTGGTATGAATACAATAGCTATTCCATAAACAATCCAATCAGAAGGACTAAATATTAAAGCATATAATATTAGCAATAAAGATATTATCAATAATGAACAGCTAGTTAGCATTAGTTTATTCATTTTCACACCTATTAATTCAATAATTTTATCTAAATCTATATAAATCTTTTATAATTTTTTATTATAATAATATAATTTATAATGATATAATTTTTAAAATATATTTATAATACAAAATATATTTATAATACATAATTTTAATGATATGATTTTTAATAAAGTAATATATAATAAAACAATTAATATATTACAGTTGTATTATGTTACAATTATCAACAATACCTCAATTACTCTTATAATTACCATTAAAGAACTTAAATGGATTATTAATAAGAATGGAGAACCTGGTGTCCTAAACATCTCAGCTTTTGTAGCAAAAAATGGAGCTATACCAGTTTCACCAGCTACTCCTATTAAAAGGAGAATTGCTCCAAAAATCATCATAGGAGTTGCAACTAAACCAGAAATCACAAATAAACTTAAAGTTCCAGTAGCTGCAAGAATTATAGATGCTCCACCAAACAAAGGAAGAGAAGAAATCATAGCCATAATTCCATACTGATAAGCTGCATCAAGAACATCAACTTGTTTTACTGCAGAAACTATACCTACATTAACAATACCAATTAAAGCAATAAACAAGGTTAAGTTAAATAAATCTCCAGTAATCATTGCTCCAGCAGTAGCCAACCCA
This genomic interval carries:
- a CDS encoding membrane protein, whose protein sequence is MDITSLGGSLLGTIPLGDIVLYLTPFHLFMFAVVLIFTFLIAISRTETQVEAEFGTLKENKVSIGLAEFKVRRFLAIICGLATAGAMITGDLFNLTLFIALIGIVNVGIVSAVKQVDVLDAAYQYGIMAMISSLPLFGGASIILAATGTLSLFVISGLVATPMMIFGAILLLIGVAGETGIAPFFATKAEMFRTPGSPFLLIIHLSSLMVIIRVIEVLLIIVT